aatgatgtcaattagcctatcagaagcttctaaagccatgacataattttctggcatttttcaagctgtttaaaggcccagtcaacttagtgtatgtaaacttctgacccactggaattgtgttatagtgaaataatctgtctgtaaacaattgctggaaaaaatgacttgtgtcatgcacaaagtagatgtcctaaccgacttgccaaaactatagtttgttaacaagaaatgtgtggagtgattgaaaaacacattttaacgactccaacataagtgtatgtaaaccttcgACGTCAACTGTCAATATTGTAAAGCTTCTTTGGGTCTGAGAAAAGAGCCATCATCAATCATTCTTATATATTGTAGTTTATAATTTTTCTTGGGCTGGGATTCAAACCGATCGTGCTTTGTTGGTGATTTTAAAGGGAATGTTTCGGAGACCTCATTCACGCTGAATGCTgcgtatgtcggctcaatcggaaatgactTTTTAAATGGCGCATCGCTGACAAAATGAGATCGGATTGAATCCCGGCCCGAAATATTTTTTTTTCCGAACTAAATatgtattcatattattattatattaaggtCCGCGAGGCGACCTCCAACGACCCGTGGggccccccctcctctctgatGTCAGAGATCGCTGACCTGACCTTCAACGTGGTGGCGTTCACTGAGGTCATGGGTATGATCTGGAAACGGCTCAACGACAGCGGGAAGAACTGGAGACACGTCTACAAGGTCAACGTTCACCTGGAAACTAAATGTTTTCTCTATGATATTTACTAACATACAACATTCACCTGGAAACTAAATGTTTTCTCTATCATATTTACTGACATACAATTGTTAGTTTTCCTTTCATTCTTTAAATATCCTGTTCCTATTTTTATCATCATATtctgtctgtattgtttaacccttgtctttctatctactgttagatgtgtgtggtgtctgtattgtttaaccctagtctttctatctactgttagatgtctgtctgtattgtttaacccttgtctttctatctactgttagatgtgtgtggtgtctgtctgtattgtttaacccttgtctttctatctactgttagatgtgtgtggtgtctgttttgtttaacccttgtctttctatctactgttagatgtgtgtggtgtctgtctgtattgtttaaccctagtctttctatctactgttagatgtgtgtggtgtctgtctgtattgtttaacccttgtctttctatctactgttagatgtggtgtctgtattgtttaacccttgtctttctatctactgttagatgtgtgttttgtttaacccttgtctttctatctactgttagatgtgtgtgtggtgtctgtgtttaacccttgtctttctatctactggtgtctgtctgtattgtttaacccttgtctttctatctactgttagaacaatggtgtctgtctgtattgtttaacccttgtctttctatctactgttagatgtgtgtggtgtctgtattgtttaacccttgtctttctatctactgttagatgtctgtctgtattgtttaacccttgtctttctatctactgttagatgtgtgtctgtctgtattgtttaacccttgtctttctatctactgttagatgtgtgtggtgtctgtctgtattgtttaacccttgtctttctatctactgttagatgtgtgtggtgtctgtcttttgtttaacccttgtctttctatctactgttagatgtgtgtggtgtctgtctgtattgtttaaccctagtctttctatctactgttagatgtgtgtggtgtctgtctgtattgtttaaatctactgttagatgtgtgtggtgtctgttttgtttaacccttgtctttctatctactgttagatgtgtgtggtgtctgtctgtattgtttaacccttgtctttctatctactgttagatgtgtgtggtgtctgtattgtttaacccttgtctttctatctactgttagatgtgtgtggtgtctgtctgtattgtttaacccttgtctttctatctactgttagatgtgtgtggtgtctgtctgtattgtttaacccttgtctttctatctactgttagatgtgtgtggtgtctgtattgtttaacccttgtctttctatctactgttagatgtgtgtggtgtctgtctgtattgtttaacccttgtctttctatctactgttagatgtgtgtggtgtctgtattgtttaacccttgtctttctatctactgttagatgttgtggtgtctgtctgtattgtttaacccttgtctttctatctactgttagatgtgtgtggtgtctttctatctctgtctgtattgtttaacccttgtctttctatctactgttagatgtgtgtgtgtctgtctgtattgtttaacccttgtctttctatctactgttagatgtgtgtggtgtctgtctgtattgtttaacccttgtctttctatctactgttagatgtgtgtggtgtctgtcttattgtttaacccttgtctttctatctactgttagatgtgtgtggtgtctgtctgtattgtttaacccttgtctttctatctactgttagatgtgtgtggtgtctgtctgtattgtttaacccttgtctttctatctactgttagatgtgtgtggtgtctgttttgtttaacccttgtctttctatctactgttagatgtgtgtggtgtctgtctgtattgtttaacccttgtctttctatctactgttagatgtgtgtggtgtctgtattgtttaaccctagtctttctatctactgttagatgtgtgtggtgtctgtctgtattgtttaacccttgtctttctatctactgttagatgtgtgtggtgtctgtctgtattgtttaacccttgtctttctatctactgttagatgtgtgtggtgtctgttttgtttaacccttgtctttctatctactgttagatgtgtgtggtgtctgtctgtattgtttaacccttgtctttctatctactgttagatgtgtgtggtgtctgtattgtttaacccttgtctttctatctactgttagatgtgtgtggtgtctgtctgtattgtttaacccttgtctttctatctactgttagatgtgtgtggtgtctgtctgtattgtttaaccctagtctttctatctactgttagatgtgtgtggtgtctgtctgtattgtttaacccttgtctttctatctactgttagatgtgtgtggtgtctgtctgtattgtttaacccttgtctttctatctactgttagatgtgtgtggtatctgtctgtattgtttaaccctagtctttctatctactgttagatgtgtgtggtgtctgtctgtattgtttaacccttgtctttctatctactgttagatgtgtgtggtgtctgtctgtattgtttaacccttgtctttctatctactgttagatgtgtgtggtgtctgtctgtattgtttaaccctagtctttctatctactgttagatgtgtggtgtctgtctgtattgtttaacccttgtctttctatctactgttagatgtgtgtggtgtctgttttgtttaacccttgtctttctatctactgttagatgtgtgtggtgtctgttttGAAGTGTGTTTTGTGTAAGTGAAgtgtattgttattttattgctagGCCCTGACTCTactgttagatgtgtgtggtgtctgttttGAAGTGTGTTTTGTGTAAGTGAAgtgtattgttattttattgctagGCCCTGACTCTACTGGACTACCTGATCAAAACGGGCTCGGAACGTGTGGCGCAGCAGTGCAGGGAGAACGTCTACACCATACAGGTTAGGTTGACGGTTCGAATCCCGAGCCTGTCGGGATAAATGTCTGAGTGAGTGCACTGAGCTGGCTTCTGAATGGTTTCTTTCTCAGGGGGTAGAAACCAAAAAAAATATCTGCAGAAAAAGTATAATAAAGTAtatttccttctcctcctcctcctcctatgtaGACCCTACGGGACTTCCAGTTCACAGACAGGGATGGCAGGGACCAGGGGTGAATGTTAGGGAGAAGGCCAAGCAGCTGGTGGCCCTgatgagggatgaggagaggctgAAACAGGTATGACATGGTACCTGTATTCTGTTGGTTTGgttttgtacagtatgtgtgtctgcTTCTGTTTTCCCAGACACattatgtctggtcctggacaccagatacattatgtctggtcctggacaccagatacattatgtctggtcctggacaccagatacattatgtctggtcctggacaccagatacattatgtctggtcctggacaccagatacattatgtctggtcctggacaccagatacattatgtctggtcctgggatacattatgtctggtcctggacaccagatacattatgtctggtcctggacaccagatacattatgtctggtcctggacaccagatacattatgtctggtcctggacaccagatacattatgtctggtcctggacaccagatacattatgtcctggatacattatgtctggtcctggacaccagatacattatgtctggtcctggacaccagatacattatgtctggtcctggacaccagatacattatgtctggtcctggacaccagatacattatgtctggtcctggacaccagatacattatgtctggtcctggacaccagatacattatgtctggtcctggacaccagatacattatgtctggtcctggacaccagatacattatgtctggtcctggacaccagatacattatgtctggtcctggacaccagatacattatgtctggtcctggacaccagatacattatgtctggtcctggacaccagatacattatgtctggtcctggacaccagatacattatgtctggtcctggacaccagatacattatgtctggtcctggacaccagatacattatgtctggtcctAGACATCTCCATTGATCTGGCTTTTTAGTCCCGGTCTAGGGcgtaatctgtgtccaggaaaccgtCCCGGTATTGTCCCCTCGATGATGAATAAAATCCCTATCTACATTCTGTAAATACCTAGCTATCTATTTGTCTAGGAGAGGACCCTGGCCCTGAAGACCAAGGAGAGGATGGCTGGAGCAGCTGCAGGGTCAGGGATGggctctagttctctacctccacCCTACCCAGGCCGCCGTACCAGCCAGCCCAGCATGACTGCTCTCTACGGGGATGACTTCAGCCGGTCCAGGGAGTCCCATTCCTCTTTCAATTGTGAGTAGTACCATGCAACTGGgcatatgcaaacacacacacacacacacacacacacacacacacacacacacacacacacacacacacacacacacacacacacacacacacacacacacacacacacacacacacacacacacacacacacacacacacacacacacacacacacacacacacacacacacacacacacacacacacacacacacacacatgcaatcgTGTTATTGGAAACGAAGGCTGTTCTGAGGTCAGGCCAGGTTGTGGCTCGATAAGTTTGAGTCGGGTCAGGGACAATGTTGTTCATTTCAGCGAACCCTAATCCCTTTCGTAACGTAGTAACCTAGTTCTCCTAAAGCTTTACTACTCGGTCTACGGAGTTGCGATGTCGTTTTTCGTCACAAAACAGGCGGCTCCTTGTAAATACTCTCTGGCATTCGACATACTTTTTTAACTTCCTTAAAATTGAGACGCGCCATATCATTCCTTCCTCAGCCGTGGAGGCGGTGTTGTAGCTTGGTTCCTACATCTGacatctatacagtatataggctATTCATCAAAGTAGCTTATTTTGCATTGATAACCAAAATATTATCTCAGCAActgttctgttatgcaggtgaatgaggacccaaaagcgacttggcgaaaacagagtctttaatccagtttaaggaaatagcaatactcctagacaaatcggagcggtaaataaagcataaaaacaattccactcgtaatgacgaggacagactggagactcgataataaactgcaggttgcctcgggaaggcacttgaccgtagcagactcagacacctgctcaccacgcagcatctgagggaaacacgacacgacagggcgatacaaagacacagcacggtgaacaatatacaaggatccgacagggcagaaacggaaaacaaggggagaaatagggactctaatcaggggaaaagatagggaacaggtgtgggaagactaaatgattgattaggggaataggaacagctgggagcaggaacggaacgatagagagaagagagagagggagggagagagaaaaaaggggaacgaacctaaaaagaccagcagggggaaaacgaacagaaggaaaagcaaaatgacaagacaatataagacaaaacatgacagtacccccccactcaccgagcgcctcctggcgcactcgaggaggaatcctggcggcaacggaggaaatcatcaataagtgaacggtccagcacgccccgagacggaacccaactcctctcctcaggaccgtaaccctcccaatccactaagtattggtgaccccgtccccgagaacgcatgtccatgatcctacgtaccttgtaaataggtgcactcgacaaggacgggaggggggagggaagacgaacgggggtgcgaagaaagggcttgacacaggagacatggaagacaggatggacgcgacgaagatgtcgcggaagaagcagtcgcacagcgacaggattgacgacctgggagacacggaacggaccaatgaaccgtggagtcaacttacgagaagctgtcgtaagaggaaggttgcgagtggaaagccacactct
This window of the Oncorhynchus gorbuscha isolate QuinsamMale2020 ecotype Even-year unplaced genomic scaffold, OgorEven_v1.0 Un_scaffold_5308, whole genome shotgun sequence genome carries:
- the LOC124029046 gene encoding LOW QUALITY PROTEIN: epsin-3-like (The sequence of the model RefSeq protein was modified relative to this genomic sequence to represent the inferred CDS: inserted 1 base in 1 codon), whose translation is MQTSSLRRQVKNMVNQYSEAEIKVREATSNDPWGPPSSLMSEIADLTFNVVAFTEVMGMIWKRLNDSGKNWRHVYKALTLLDYLIKTGSERVAQQCRENVYTIQTLRDFQFTDRDGRDQGXNVREKAKQLVALMRDEERLKQERTLALKTKERMAGAAAGSGMGSSSLPPPYPGRRTSQPSMTALYGDDFSRSRESHSSFNCE